CAAGGCGTTCTTGTGCATGGAGATGTGCCGAGTAGCTCGTGAAGAGAATATGTCATTAGATGTTGTTTCTGGAGGGGAATTATATACTGCACTACAAGCAGGATTTCCGGCATCGCGCATTCATTTTCACGGCAATAACAAAACAGATGAAGAAATTGTGATGGCTCTTCAGGCGAATATTGGTTGTTTTGTCGTAGATAACTTCTTAGAATTAGAAATTTTGCATGATTTAGCAGTGCAACATGGGAAATTTGTGAACATATTAATTCGTGTAACGCCCGGGGTAGAGGCGCACACACATGAATATATTACAACAGGTCAAGATGATTCAAAATTTGGATTTGGCGTGTCAAATGGTCAAGCGATGCAAGCAATTGAGCTTGCTTTACAAAAATCAAATTATAACGTGTTAGGAATTCATTCACATATCGGATCACAAATATTTGAAACGGCCGGCTTTGTGCGAGCGATTGAAGTTCTTCGTCAATTTTTAGAAGAAGTGAGAGAGCGAACAAACTATGTAGTAAAAGTGCTAAATGTGGGCGGAGGATTCGGAATACGCTATACAGAGTCAGATACGCCATTAACTCTTGAGACGTATGTGCGAGCTGTAACAAGTGCAGTGAGAGAGCAATTTACAGTATGTAACTATCCCTTGCCAGAAATATGGGTTGAACCAGGCCGTAGTATTGTAGGTGATGCCGGAACGACACTTTATACAGTTGGATCTGTGAAAGACATTCCTGGTATTCGGAAATATGTATCAGTGGATGGTGGGATGACTGATAATTTAAGACCTGCTTTATATAACGCTCGTTATGAAGCGATGTTAGCGAATCGAGGGAACGATGAGAATGAGGAAGTTGTTTCGATTGCAGGGAAATGCTGTGAGAGTGGAGATATGTTAATTTGGGATATTAATCTACCGAAAGTTGCCTCTGCGGATTTACTAGCAATTTCTTGTACAGGGGCATACGGGTACTCGATGGCGAATAATTATAATCGGATTCGTAGACCAGCTGTCGTCTTCGCGAAAGGTGGTACATCACAAATTGTTGTAGAGCGCGAAACATATGAAAATATTATTGGGAACGATCGCATACGTATTAAAGAACTTGTTTAAATGAGGAAAAAGGAGTTGTTCGGAGGGGCAATTCCTTTTTTATAAAATAAAATAATTAAAATATATCGGAAAACTAGGATTGAAAAAAATCAGAATTGTGATAAAATACAAATACAAAGCTTATCAAGAGAAGCGGAGGGAACTGGCCCGACGAAGCTCGGCAACCTGCTTATAGAAAGCAAGGTGCTAAATCCAGCAAAATGGAATCCATTTTGAAAGATAAGGTAAAATATATTACCGAACAGTCTTTTCGAAATGGGAAAGATTTTTTTTATGAATAAAAAGGGGGGCTGTTCGCGTGAGCGTACGGGAACATTTTGAGGAAGTATCTGAGAAAATTGAAGCGATGCTTGCTGATATGAAATATGGTTCAATTACAATTGTTGTGCAAGATGGAAAAGTCATTCAATTAGAGAAAAGTGAAAAGGTACGTTTAAAGTAAAAAGCGCTGACTAGAAAA
This Bacillus paramycoides DNA region includes the following protein-coding sequences:
- a CDS encoding YezD family protein, whose translation is MSVREHFEEVSEKIEAMLADMKYGSITIVVQDGKVIQLEKSEKVRLK
- the lysA gene encoding diaminopimelate decarboxylase: MYLHGTSRINGQGHLEIGGCDTTQLAKQYGTPLYVYDEESIRGKCRAFHRAFKESGFSYQVAYASKAFLCMEMCRVAREENMSLDVVSGGELYTALQAGFPASRIHFHGNNKTDEEIVMALQANIGCFVVDNFLELEILHDLAVQHGKFVNILIRVTPGVEAHTHEYITTGQDDSKFGFGVSNGQAMQAIELALQKSNYNVLGIHSHIGSQIFETAGFVRAIEVLRQFLEEVRERTNYVVKVLNVGGGFGIRYTESDTPLTLETYVRAVTSAVREQFTVCNYPLPEIWVEPGRSIVGDAGTTLYTVGSVKDIPGIRKYVSVDGGMTDNLRPALYNARYEAMLANRGNDENEEVVSIAGKCCESGDMLIWDINLPKVASADLLAISCTGAYGYSMANNYNRIRRPAVVFAKGGTSQIVVERETYENIIGNDRIRIKELV